A genomic window from Glycine soja cultivar W05 chromosome 10, ASM419377v2, whole genome shotgun sequence includes:
- the LOC114370006 gene encoding protein ABSCISIC ACID-INSENSITIVE 5: MVVPESQMNSQNEVESPLQLEEQQQQQNNNNNKNHPFSSLGRQSSSIYSLTLDEFQHTLWENGKNFGSMNMDEFLSSIWSAEENQVLNNSVSNHNNLSLEASTEKGVIRKEPSLPRQGSLTLPAPLCRKTVDEVWSEIHKGQQSQQQQQQNNNTNNNCGSNNNNNVQNTESAPRQPTFGEMTLEDFLVKAGVVREQGGMAAMPVQASAHQHVQQYGMYPNNNPTMGASFVGRPVMGMAGGVRVGSGGRNVVAPPYQAVPQGGVGVGVGGAIAESSGYAGNGKRDVGYPPGAPGVCFGGRVVNGGGGYAAVSNMGVVAPVSPVSPEGIGTGENSGGQFGMDMSMLRGRKRVLDGPVEKVVERRQRRMIKNRESAARSRARKQAYTVELEAELNQLKEENGQLKLALADLERRRKQQHLDQEVNGRVQTNAQKAKKKLRSLRKTLSCPL; this comes from the exons ATGGTGGTGCCTGAGTCTCAGATGAATTCCCAAAACGAGGTAGAATCGCCGCTACAATTGGAggagcagcaacaacaacaaaacaacaacaacaacaagaaccaCCCATTCTCATCACTAGGAAGACAATCTTCTTCAATATACTCGCTCACCCTCGACGAGTTCCAACACACTCTATGGGAGAATGGCAAGAATTTTGGGTCCATGAACATGGACGAGTTCCTCAGCAGCATATGGAGTGCAGAAGAGAATCAAGTTTTGAACAATTCCGTCTCTAACCACAACAACTTGTCTTTAGAAGCTTCAACAGAGAAAGGTGTGATAAGGAAGGAACCAAGCCTTCCTCGGCAAGGTTCTCTAACACTTCCTGCACCTTTGTGTAGGAAAACAGTGGACGAGGTTTGGTCTGAGATACACAAAGGACAACAAtctcaacaacaacagcaacagaaCAATAACACTAACAACAATTGTggcagtaataataataataatgtacagAATACCGAATCTGCCCCTCGCCAACCTACGTTTGGAGAGATGACTTTGGAGGATTTCTTGGTTAAAGCTGGGGTAGTTAGGGAACAGGGTGGAATGGCTGCAATGCCTGTTCAAGCTTCAGCACATCAGCATGTGCAACAATATGGCATGTATCCAAATAACAACCCTACAATGGGGGCTTCTTTTGTCGGTAGGCCGGTGATGGGGATGGCCGGTGGCGTCCGTGTTGGCAGTGGTGGTAGAAATGTGGTTGCACCGCCTTACCAGGCGGTGCCTCAGGgtggtgttggtgttggtgttggtggTGCAATTGCGGAGTCTTCAGGGTATGCTGGAAATGGAAAGAGGGATGTTGGGTATCCACCGGGGGCGCCGGGGGTTTGCTTTGGAGGGAGGGTGGTGAATGGTGGCGGTGGCTATGCGGCAGTGAGTAATATGGGAGTGGTGGCGCCGGTTAGCCCGGTTTCGCCGGAGGGGATAGGAACCGGCGAAAACTCTGGTGGGCAGTTTGGGATGGACATGAGTATGTTGAGAGGGAGAAAGAGGGTGTTGGATGGTCCTGTGGAGAAGGTGGTGGAGAGAAGGCAGAGGAGGATGATCAAGAACAGAGAATCAGCAGCCAGATCTAGAGCAAGAAaacag GCATACACTGTTGAACTGGAAGCAGAATTGAACCAATTGAAAGAAGAGAACGGCCAACTTAAACTAGCTCTG GCCGATCTTGAGAGGAGAAGAAAGCAACAG CATTTAGATCAGGAAGTGAATGGAAGAGTTCAAACCAACGCCCAGAAGGCCAAAAAGAAATTGAGATCATTGAGAAAGACCCTAAGTTGCCCTTTAtga
- the LOC114371221 gene encoding cell division protein FtsZ homolog 2-1, chloroplastic-like — protein sequence MASCVSTIFAPSNTRNTPRVFTVGGRNLTCNYPGRACFTKMYDRRNGFSGGIQMSGLLQVKCSANSHSVSPYNSQGPFLDLHPEVSMLRGEGSSTVNSPRKDSSGGDLSESLGTTSIQSDYNEAKIKVIGVGGGGSNAVNRMTESEMHGVEFWIVNTDVQAMRMSPVYPENRLQIGQELTRGLGAGGNPETGMNAAKESKESIEEAVYGADMVFVTAGMGGGTGTGGAPIIASIAKSMGILTVGIVTTPFSFEGRKRSIQAQEGITALRDNVDTLIVIPNDKLLTAVSQSTPVTEAFNLADDILRQGVRGISDIITIPGLVNVDFADVRAIMANAGSSLMGIGTATGKSRARDAALNAIQSPLLDIGIERATGIVWNITGGTDLTLFEVNTAAEVIYDLVDPTANLIFGAVIDPSLSGQVSITLIATGFKRQEESEGRPLQASQLTQADTTFGTNWRSSSFTDGGLFEIPEFLKKRGGSRYPRA from the exons ATGGCCTCTTGCGTGTCAACAATTTTTGCACCTTCTAATACTAGAAATACACCAAGGGTGTTTACTGTTGGAGGAAGAAATCTGACTTGTAATTACCCTGGGAGAGCTTGTTTCACGAAAATGTATGACCGCAGGAATGGGTTTTCCGGTGGCATCCAAATGTCGGGTTTACTTCAAGTTAAGTGTTCAGCCAATTCACACAGTGTCAGTCCATATAATAGCCAAGGCCCTTTTCTAGATTTACATCCTGAGGTGTCAATGCTTAGAGGAGAAGGGAGCAGTACAGTGAACAGCCCAAGAAAGGATAGCTCAGGTGGGGATTTATCTGAAAGCCTAGGAACTACATCTATCCAAAGTGATTACAATGAAGCAAAAATCAAAGTTATTGGCGTTGGAGGTGGTGGGTCAAATGCAGTCAATCGCATGACAGAGAGCGAAATGCATGGTGTGGAGTTTTGGATTGTTAATACTGATGTTCAAGCCATGAGAATGTCGCCTGTCTATCCGGAGAACCGTTTGCAAATTGGTCAAGAGCTTACACGAGGTCTTGGTGCTGGTGGTAACCCTGAGACTGGAATGAATGCTGCGAAAGAAAGCAAAGAATCGATAGAAGAGGCAGTCTATGGAGCCGATATGGTCTTTGTTACA GCTGGAATGGGTGGGGGAACTGGCACAGGTGGAGCTCCAATTATTGCTAGTATTGCAAAGTCAATGGGTATATTGACGGTTGGTATTGTCACCACCCCTTTCTCGTTTGAAGGGAGAAAGAGATCTATTCAAGCCCAAGAAGGAATTACAGCCTTAAGAGATAATGTTGACACGCTTATAGTTATTCCAAATGACAAGCTACTAACGGCAGTTTCTCAATCTACCCCTGTAACTGAAGCATTCAATCTGGCTGATGATATTCTTCGACAGGGTGTTCGTGGCATATCTGATATTATTACA ATACCAGGGTTGGTGAATGTAGATTTTGCTGATGTTCGGGCTATAATGGCCAATGCAGGTTCTTCACTAATGGGGATAGGAACTGCAACTG GAAAATCAAGGGCAAGAGATGCTGCATTAAATGCCATCCAGTCACCTTTACTGGATATTGGTATAGAGAGGGCTACTGGAATTGTTTGGAACATAACTGGTGGGACTGATCTGACCTTGTTTGAG GTAAACACGGCAGCAGAGGTTATTTATGACCTCGTGGACCCTACTGCTAATTTAATATTTGGAGCAGTAATAGATCCATCACTCAGTGGTCAA GTGAGCATAACATTAATTGCTACTGGATTCAAGCGTCAAGAGGAGAGTGAAGGGAGGCCTCTGCAG GCCAGTCAACTCACTCAAGCAGACACAACCTTCGGCACCAATTGGCGGTCTTCCTCTTTCACTGATGGTGGTTTGTTTGAGATACCAGAATTCCTAAAGAAGAGAGGAGGTTCACGCTATCCGAGGGCGTAA